The Methylomonas sp. UP202 DNA window ATGTGTCGATCAATTCGTTCGTCGAGACCGTGATTCGCAGCACCGATAGAGGCGAGGTGGCGCGTTGGCCAGCGAGGATGGGATGTCGTCACACGATTTAATGGCCGAATTGATCAAGGACGCGTCGCGATTCGATTTTTTCGAGGCGATGCGCTTGATCGAGTGCGCCAATCCCAACAAGCCTCGGCTGGGGACCAGCGTTAAAGCCGTGGACGATCCGGTGCATTTGTCGCAAGAGCCGGAGTTGGAATTCCCGGCTTCGACGGTGGCTCGCTACCACGCCGACGGCGCCAAGCCGCGCTTGGCCGTGAATTTCATGGGTTTGTTCGGTCCCAACGGACCGTTACCCTTGCATTTGACCGAGTACGCCCGCGAACGTCTCCGCCATCATCACGACCCGACCTTCGCGCGCTTTGTCGACGTGTTTCACCACCGGATGATAGGCCTGTTCTACCGGGCCTGGGCCAATGCTCGGCCGGAGGTGAGCTACGACAGGCCCGAGACCGACCGCTTCGGTTTCTACGTGGCGGCCCTGCAAGGCACGGCCGGCAACGCTTTTCAGGATCGCGACGCGCTGCCGGATCGGGCTCGGCTATTTTATGCCGGCCATTTTTCGGGACAGGCCAAGCACCCGGATGGGTTGCGGTCTATTCTTTCCGATATTTTGCGGGTTCCGGTGCGGATCGCCGAATTCGTCGGCGAATGGATGGATATACAGCCGCGCGAACAGACTCGTCTGGGCTTGAGCATGGTCACCGCCGTGCTGGGACAGTCCGCCGTGATCGGTGCCAGCGTGTTCGGTTGTCAGCACAAGTTCAGAGTCGTGCTGGGGCCGTTGCCGTTGGTTTTGTATTTGGCGCTGCTGCCGGGCGGGATCTTGCTGCCGCAACTGGTGGCCATCGTCCGGCAATACGCCGGCGACGAGTGGGTGTGGGATGCTCAACTGAGTTTGCAGGCCGATCAAGTGCCGGCCGAGCTCTGCTTGGGGCAACCGGCCCAGCCGGCGGTTCTGGCCGAGCGCGGTGGCGGGCAGCTGGGCTGGAGTCTGTGGTTGGGGCCGCGCTCGACCTGCGCCGATGCCGACGATTTAACGCTTAACCCGTTCATCGCCGCTGTCGGCGCCCGATGAGCGATACCTAAAACGATAACGATGGGAACCAACGATGGCGGAAATTAGCCGAGTCAAGCTGTTCGGGAAGTTAAACAAGGTTTGCTACAAAGCCGTGGAAAGCGCGACGGTGTTTTGCAAATTGCGCGGTAACCCTTATGTCGAACTGGTGCATTGGTTGAGCCAGTTGCTGCAATTGCCGGACTCCGATATTCACCGTCTGCTCAAGCATTACGGCTTGGACGGTTCGGTGATCGCCAAGGAAGTGACAGCGGCGTTGGACAAATTGCCGCGCGGTTCCACCGCCATTTCCGACTTCTCGCCGCACATTGAGGACAGTGTCGAGCGCGGCTGGGTTTACGGCACCTTGCTGTATGGCGAAAATCAAGTGCGTAGCGGGCATCTGTTGATCGGCATGTTGAAAACCAAGGCGCTACGCAACGAATTAATCGGCATTTCCCGCGAGTTCGACAAACTGAAACCGGACACCGTTACCGACGAATTTCCGAAAATCACCGCCGGTTCCCCGGAAGAAGGTTTGGCGGCCAGCGACGGCTCGCATATCGCCGCGACGCCCGGCGAGGCCAGCGGCGCGATCGCGCCGGCGGCGATGGGCAAGCAAGAAGCATTGAAGCAGTTTACCGTCGATCTGACCGAACAGGCCCGCAACGGCAAGATCGATCCGATTGTCGGTCGCGACGAGGAAATCCGCCAGGTTATCGACATCCTGATGCGCCGCCGCCAGAACAACCCGATCCTGACGGGCGAGGCGGGCGTCGGCAAGACCGCCGTCGTCGAAGGCTTCGCGCTGAAAATCGTCGCCGGCGACGTGCCACCGTCGTTGCGCGACGTCAGTTTGCGCACCTTGGATGTCGGCTTGCTGCAAGCCGGCGCCAGCATGAAGGGCGAATTCGAAAACCGTCTGCGTCAAGTGATCGAAGAAGTTCAGGCTTCGCCGAAACCCATCATTTTGTTCATCGACGAAGCCCATACCCTGGTAGGCGCCGGCGGCGCGGCGGGTACCGGCGACGCGGCCAACCTGCTGAAACCGGCCTTGGCGCGCGGCGCATTGCGTACCGTCGCGGCCACGACCTGGGCCGAATACAAAAAACATATCGAAAAAGATCCGGCCTTGACCCGCC harbors:
- the tssG gene encoding type VI secretion system baseplate subunit TssG: MSSHDLMAELIKDASRFDFFEAMRLIECANPNKPRLGTSVKAVDDPVHLSQEPELEFPASTVARYHADGAKPRLAVNFMGLFGPNGPLPLHLTEYARERLRHHHDPTFARFVDVFHHRMIGLFYRAWANARPEVSYDRPETDRFGFYVAALQGTAGNAFQDRDALPDRARLFYAGHFSGQAKHPDGLRSILSDILRVPVRIAEFVGEWMDIQPREQTRLGLSMVTAVLGQSAVIGASVFGCQHKFRVVLGPLPLVLYLALLPGGILLPQLVAIVRQYAGDEWVWDAQLSLQADQVPAELCLGQPAQPAVLAERGGGQLGWSLWLGPRSTCADADDLTLNPFIAAVGAR